A stretch of Cicer arietinum cultivar CDC Frontier isolate Library 1 chromosome 5, Cicar.CDCFrontier_v2.0, whole genome shotgun sequence DNA encodes these proteins:
- the LOC101513065 gene encoding probable protein phosphatase 2C 22, which yields MEEEIEGVNCCSEGRSNCSESRPPNPNNPPISAAYRQCQRTDPLVIPCRKSLVRHASLQTKTKLSDVSAEDVTEDIQSDFLPKLRSGGYADVGFRSCMEDVYVCVDNFMQDHELKKHIDEPNAFYGVFDGHGGKHAADFACNHLPKFILEDKDFPGDIERIVASAFLQTDNAFAEACSLDAALASGTTALATLVIGRLLLVANAGDCRAVLCRRGKAIEMSRDHKPVCMKEKRRIEASGGYVYDGYLNGQLNVARAIGDWHMEGMKGKEGGPLSAEPELMTTKLTAEDEFLIIGCDGIWDVFRSQNAVDFARRRLQEHNDPTECSKDLVDEALKRKSGDNLAAVVVCFQQQPPPNLAAPRSRVHRSFSAEGLKELQSFLDSLGK from the exons ATGGAAGAAGAAATTGAAGGTGTGAATTGTTGTAGTGAAGGTAGAAGTAATTGTAGTGAGAGTCGACCTCCTAATCCTAATAACCCACCAATTTCTGCTGCATATCGTCAATGTCAACGCACTGATCCTCTCGTTATTCCATGCAGAAAATCCCTTGTTCGCCACGCTTCTCTT CAAACGAAAACAAAGTTGTCTGATGTATCTGCTGAAGATGTTACTGAAGATATTCAATCTGATTTCCTTCCAAAGCTTCGTTCTGGAGGATACGCCGATGTTGGATTCCGGTCATGTATGGAAGATGTGTATGTTTGTGTTGACAACTTTATGCAGGACCATGAGCTCAAAAAACATATAGATGAACCAAATGCTTTCTATGGG GTGTTCGATGGACATGGTGGAAAGCATGCTGCTGACTTTGCTTGCAATCATTTGCCGAAGTTCATTCTCGAGGATAAAGATTTCCCAGGGGATATTGAAAGGATAGTTGCTTCAGCATTTCTTCAAACAGACAATGCATTTGCAGAAGCTTGCTCTCTGGATGCCGCCCTTGCATCTGGCACCACTGCATTGGCTACTCTTGTTATAGGAAG GTTGCTGCTGGTGGCAAATGCCGGAGATTGCCGAGCAGTGCTGTGCCGACGTGGAAAAGCAATTGAAATGTCAAGAGATCACAAACCAGTTTGCATGAAAGAGAAGAGGCGTATCGAGGCATCTGGGGGGTATGTCTACGATGGATATCTTAACGGGCAACTTAACGTCGCTCGAGCTATCGGTGACTGGCACATGGAAGGAATGAAAGGCAAAGAAGGTGGACCACTCAGTGCAGAGCCTGAACTCATGACTACAAAACTTACTGCCGAGGACGAATTTCTCATCATAGGTTGTGATGGGATTTGGGATGTTTTTAGAAGCCAAAATGCTGTAGATTTTGCTCGGCGCAGGCTACAGGAGCACAACGACCCAACCGAGTGTAGTAAAGATCTGGTTGATGAGGCTTTGAAGAGAAAAAGTGGAGACAATTTAGCTGCTGTGGTGGTTTGCTTCCAGCAGCAGCCTCCACCGAATTTGGCAGCTCCGCGCTCTAGAGTGCACAGGAGTTTCTCTGCTGAAGGTTTGAAGGAGTTGCAAAGCTTTTTAGATAGCTTGGGAAAATGA